The stretch of DNA GAAACCCCAACTATCCCACCCACTCAGACATTAATACATCATTATAGAAGATATTCCCTTGAATTACTAAGTATTAGTTTGACCTTTAAAGCAAAGAATAGGGCATTTAGTTTTTCGAAATTCTCCACTGAGAATTTCTCAATACCACATAGGGGTTGCCAAAGATTTCTCAAGCACATCCTTCTAAATGAACGGAATTAGTTCCAGGCCAGATCTTAACAGTTCTTCCTCTCTGGACTCAACCTTTACTCATCTACCCATGCCAAGATAAAACTCATCTGATTTTTAGAACTAAAGGTCATTTTTCCAAAGTATCCATGATATGTACAATGAGGAAATGCTTCCCTATTTTTCAGTTCTATACTCTTGCATAAGTGTATTTTATAGGCAGATACTAAAAGTGCCTTTAACTATCTTTAATTAGAATAGGggttttttttacttattttaacttTCTGTGTTGTTCTGAGCTTAGAATTTTTATGAAGGCCCTAAGCAAATCAAGTTGCTATTTCAACATAGAAACCTAATGGGCAAGCTTTACTGGAGACATAATTAACACAGCCACTCAGTGAAGTTTGTGTTCCATGGAACTAAAGATGAGTAATTGCTAGTGAGAGCACCCCAGCAGTCAGCCTCCTCCTGCCATTCTTGCAACCAAACGTCAACCTCACTGACCCCAAATTATTCCACACCAGTTATTTCAGTCACCTCGGTTCTTAAGAGAGGCAGTTCTGCCCAACCTAATACTTATTGAAAGCTGGGTCTTAGGCATAACCCATTTTCAGACAGCCCGTAAATCATTACACAGTGTTTATTCATGGAACTCTTTGGTCTTCTTTGTAGAAACCAATAACCCACTTACCAAATCTTAAATGGTAATACTTTTTCACTGATTTTTATTAATTggttaaaaaaatgttcatttctaTCTTTTGGGTTAGATTCTATTTAGTAACACTTTTTAATGGTTTATCTacaagatttttttcagtttctgtctTGTGAATGAAATCATGAGGTGACATTTTTCTAGGATATTGTAATCATCTGAGAGCTGTTTTAGTAATAAGTTATATGCACTGTTTTAATGTTTTTGATTCTTATGTGTATATACAATAATAAtagaagaaacacatattaataaGAGTGTGATCTCACATGCATTGTGAGACCTCATGTGCCAGAGGATCATCGCTCCCAGCACACATGTTTTAATGTGATTTTCTAAGACTATTCTGGAGTTAGATTTCAGTTCAGATTCTGGGACTGGACCTCATCCATATATGCTTGATAAGGCTTTTTAATCCTAACGAGCCTTGTGTTCCTCACTTGAAAATGAGAGCATCAAAATCACATCTAAATATGTCTTAGGGTTGTGGTGAGAAGTAGTGCAATTGAACTgattcatacaaataaaacatctgtACAGGGCTTGACACAGTCTGCATGCTAGGTAAATGATGTGTTATTTATGTCTTAATCAATATCATCCTTCAGAAAATGGTTAAGTGTGAAGTTTTATAACAGAATGCAGGGATGGTCTGCATGTCAGGGATCCACATCTACATATGGAAGGATAGAGCACAGGAGAGCCAAAATATCCTTGAAATAATGCCATACAGAATTGAGATTCTTAATGTCTCCAATGTAGTCACAAATAGCATAGCAAAAACAGGAGCAATCTTTTCAAATAATATCATAAATCACAAGAACTTCTTAttggataaaaatataaattgataCAACTTGTAAATAAGTCTGCTTACTGATGCAACAGATGCTCATGAATCCTGGCACTTCTCTTTCTAAAAACATTCTAAGAGAAGGAAgttgcctgtgattccagcttcTTAGTTCTTGGCTTTGGTTGCTTCCAGTAATTGTTATTGCAGGTAGAAAGGCTCCTTGGAAAAGGAACAGAGAAATATTATACTTTTTAGCTAAAATAGAACCTGAACAATAAGCATTATTACTGAGTGACCTTCATGTTTAGTATCTCAACTAAGTGCTATGACGACTGGAACAATCTTGGATTCGTTTCCTCATGACAGATACAAGCTGCTTAAGTCTCTGgaagaagcaaaaataaattgCCTATTTAACAGCTATAGCTTAGAAAATCCTCTAACAACTTAAGACTAGTCACAGAAAGTTCATAAGTTAGAAGGTATTGATTTAAAGAATATATATGGGGGGTTGTAGCATGTAAGAGATCTGGGAAATTTTCACCAAATCCTCAAAGAAAATTCTaatcattctaagagtacagCTTCTGGTAAGCCAACCACTCTCCAGTGGAAGAACACCCATCTAAGAATATCTGGGCAGCATAAATTGGTCTAGTCGGATTTAGAAATAAAAGGACATAAAGTTTGGTGGGTAGGAGGTGTATGTCTGAAAAGAGTTGGGGAATGGTTGAATATGATCCAAACACCTTATATAAAACTCTcaaagtacaaataaaaatattaaccaACAGAATCAAAAAATGCTTGAGAAAACTATCCAGTGTTTTGGTCTCAAGTAAATAGAAAGTCTATGATACTGAAACAAGTATTAAGCTCATAAACAGTTAAAATTGAACTCTACTGCTGAAGAACTAGGCCATACTTAGCAAACTAACcttagaatttgttttcttttcaatttaatGATGATAACCATACTTTGCAGGTGCATAGGGGGATTCAATGAGAAAACATATTCATACCACATAGCCAAGAACCTGATTCTTGGCACTCTAACTTACAGCAGTATTGCCACATTGTTTGCGGGGCACCTTATAAAGAACTATGGAAGCAAATAATCCATGTTATTGGTTATTTGAAGAGTTCTTTAGATAATAAAGACAATGATGTGCCAGATCTGCTGCTTCTATCTCTTCAGATTCAACAGTGAATAGCCCATTGTAAAATATCCCATTTCAACTTGGTAGAAATAATAACATGAAGGAAATTTGGAGTTGCTTCAAATCAGACaccttttattgttttgttattgttggttttgttttcaatttgggGAGTTTTGAGTGTTTGaggcatttacttatttatttaggtcACAAAATTATGTGACTATGGATAACCAATGAGTAATGCTAAAACGTAGGGGAATATTTCCAAAGTTGGAGCAGGATGACAAACTGATGTCTAGTTCTGTAGGCTTACCCATATTGATCCCATAACATTAGCTTATCTGACAGACTTACAGCGTTCAGGTTCCAGCGTCATTTTTCACAGCTTCACATTTGTAACTTTCTCCGACTTCTGATCCTTTAATCTGGCAATATTTCCTCCATATCCACCTCTCTGTCATGCAACATTCAGATTCAGTATTCAAGTAGGAAAAAATTAGTTGCTGAAATATAGAAAAATTTGGAAGCATATAATTACAAATCTCCACTCCTTTTTCTTACATAAGCATCAGAAATGATGCAATAGtcttacataaagaaaaaaatttaaattaaactgCATGTATAGTTTCTGCTTAGAATATAAAAATCCATctaaataattatattataattcacTCATTTGAAATGAGTTTCTATAGAGAAGAGCAGTTATGTTAATCAATGTAAATGTcttgttaaatattttatgaCAATATTTGTGAGTGCTTTAATATTTAATGCCATTGTGTAAAATGTGTCTAGAATTTATAAGTCATCATTCGActgttcaacaaatatttgagaaGTGTGTTTAGGAGAGGCACCAAGAATAAGCAGTGAGCAATACAGAAGTCCTGATCTAATGAAGTTGTGCAATAGAGgtaaaaaataaagtatgaaaatttagttttaataATGCTAAAGATTAAAACACCAGATAAACAAAATAATTAGATACATTAGTCATCAGTCAGTGGCATATGCTTTGCAGAAAGTTATAATAGTGTGATTTACTATAACAGTAGAGTTTCACAGAAATTATAAATAAACATCCACATAATTGAAAAGATAAAAACTTGGTATTTTTCTTCCGTGGTTTTCTGATAAAGCTACTAATAAGGTAACTCTTGGTCACAAAAACTTATTGACCTCATTGAGTTAAATCACAATTCATTTCTGAGAATATATAAACTcacttttatttatacttttccaATTAGTGACAAATTATTATGGTATTGTGTGTTTTCCTCTCAAGTTAGATATTTATATGCCTTAGAAAGAATGCTAGATTAAGAATCAAAAGGCAAaagtaaaaagaattaaaagactAGAATTCTAACCACAATTctggtcctttctttttttaccttctttatttttatttcatgtacgtACGTGTTTTGCATATGACTGTGAGGCACTTGCCTGCCCTGATGCCCATGGGAGCTGTACAGTGGGGTTGGATTCTGTAGAACTAcaggtacagacagttgttaattgccacgtgggtgctaggaacccgACCTAGGcactctggaagagtagcccatgctcttttttttttttttaacttcctttttatttatttttgtctctttcataTTATCcatctcgatcccattcatttccccatcccttcatattctccctctgcccttgcaaacacagtctcaaataaaatattcttcGATGTATGTGTCTTTTATAtgatgtatcttgatcccatccatttccctgtcccttcgcATCCACCTTCCGCCCCTGCACCACCACGCCCAAAagaaatttaagaggaaaaaggtgaaatctttttttttaaacgggAAAAgcttaaaaatctcatcatggaagctgtagcgtgacacagtgagtcacgcggTAAACCCCTTTGCCCAGGTATCCTTACTGGCCAGTGCTCGTTGCAGAGCCCTTGGTCTGGTTGGAAGTGTCTAATTTCTACTACACCATCAATGCTGGGTCCTCACCCGGACTATTCCTGAGTATACTGTTGTTGCCTGGTGTTGTGAAGATACTGCAGCTTTGAGTCTGCAGGACTgaccccttcacgtgctccagcaaaTCATAGATGGGATGGATGTTAGTGGGTCAACTCATAACCCGGATTCTggacctgggtagttgcagggttggtcagcccatcagctctcccccatcctcacctctccagcattgccccaggCTAGTTCATCCCTTGCAACAATGAAcaagaggcaggaccaagctcctgctttcataccctcaGGGTAAGGGTCAGCTCTCCAACACCTACACCATCAGAGCCAGCTCTACCGTATTGCCCCGGCAAGGTacagggcccactctcctgagtgctataGCTGGAGAAAGGACCTGGACAGCTCTCCTACCCCTCACAGGTGGTcagaggtggggatggggatggggggtaTCTCTTCAATCTCCCACCCCACAATATGGCAGATGAAGGGTAGAGCCAGATCTCCCATACTCACGTTCTCCGACTGGTTCACCTCACCTGCATCCCTGTCAATAGGGTCagttctgctgtgctgcccaggtgaggtgcagggcccactttcccgagtgctgcagctggtaagaggGAAGCTTAGCTCCCTCACCCATCATAGGTGACAGGCCAAGGTGGGGGAGGGCATTTCCCTTGCCCCctccaccacatggcagacaggaggcagggagtagccagtgctcttaactgctgagctctctgcaGCCCCATCGCTCACATTTTTTGACAGTGAAGGAAAATTACATTCCGTTAGAGACTGAAACCATTCTCTTATCGCTCATACCAAGGTTCTTTTGGTGCCTGGCAAGGACATGGGCTATAGAAGCTTCCCAGTAACTACTTGTGTCAATGAATAAGTAGTGAATGAAGACACTGGACTTCCTAAACCTCATTTCTCTCATTGACACAGGTAACTCATCTTAACTGCATTAGTATGTGTCAGAAGTTCTGGGAAACCATAGCTCATgtgttgcaaaaaaaaattttattttaaggagtgctaaaattcagattttttttcatgatcCACAGAACAGTGGTCAAATCTACAACTATATTCTGTGAGTCTCTTGACTGATTATTCAGGATGGTTAATAGAGGGATCAAAGATAACACATTGAAAGAACAAGCTGCTGAGTCACTTCATCCTTAAAGTTATTGAGACAGAGCAGTTATAATTTCACTGATACCTAACTCAACAGTCATAAGCTCTTGGCAGTAGAACGCAGTTTTTGAATAAAGGATTTTTATGTGTGCTGGTGATTGAggggaaacaaaaaataatgatGTTACAGTGACCATATCTGTCTGGAGTTCTTCATCCTGTGTGCTTGAACCTTAACCTGTACCGAATGCCACTGCTCaggatctttccatcttttccctctcctaaatgaaGTAAACCATTTATTCagcaaaatgtaaagaaatatgtTCTAGGTAAATGACACAATTATAGAGATGAGAATGTGTACAACAAGGTTGACtaagacaaacagacacagacaatGTGCATACTGCAGTATGTAAACCAGGCCTTAGTCTCCTCTCAGGTGTATCAATTGCTTACTAGGATACAGGGACTTGGAAGCTGTCCTGTACTAAGCATGGCCTGTTGCTTTCCAGTTGTTTCAACTGTTACATataaggaaagttttaactactttttaaattgtttttaattatatatgcctctgtgtgtaccTGAGTACAtgtacgtgcacatgtgtgtgctggtggtgtccatggtggccagaagagagtgGGAAGCCCCTGGAGCTATGGTTACATGCAGGTttgagccacctaatgtgggtgctgaggaccaatCCCAGGTCTtctacaaaagcagcaaatgcttttagccATGGagccttctctccttttctttaaaatattcaacctatggaaattttaaataaaggaaaataaaacaagccaTTCACAAGTATCTTCAGATTTTGAATATAAAGCATGATGAAACTACTCATCTCAGGATATCTTCATCTCTGTTTAGTGTAAAGCCTTGGCAAGTTCCTGGCTCAGTAGTAGGGTTAGCTGCCTGGGGCCCTGCGGGATGTAATAGAAATTCTCAAGTGGTTGCTGACTTacagtatatttaatttaatttgacaATACTCAAAATAAACCAGTctgctgttcacacacacacacacacacacacacacacacacacacacatgaaatatatatatatatatttcgtgtgtgtgcatgtgtacttgggtacacagatgcacacatcaAGAAACGTAAAACCTACCTAGTTTGCCCACACAATAATTGGCTGCATTTTTGAGGCAAGTGTGGTTGTTACACTAAGTACCAAGTTTCAGTAAATTAGCTATCACATTCTAGCACGGTCTAAATACCTAatcttgggaatttttttttatacacATAAAACCTAGTGGTAACTTCTCTTATACAGAAAAAAGTTGTGTTGTTTTAACTAATATTTTGGTTCTTAATGGCTTCCATTTGCTACACAAATAACCAGTCCTCAAATCGTAAGCACCATCTTACTAAGAAAGATAAAACTTTGTTTTAGAAAGccatttgctttgttttactaCATGGTAAGATCAAACTAACCAAGTAATTCCCCCACAATGTAAATTAATTGATAATTCATTGCCACAGTACTTGTGGTTCTAGAATATTAGAGCATAGAATACTAAGATATTGGCAAACACTCTAAACATTCAACTATTTTAATAAATAGATTTAAATAATGATATGTAGTCAATGATACTGTCATACTTTCAATATACAGAATTGTAGGCAACTGTGCTCCATGTTCATTAATTTAGCAATGTTCATTTCATAGTTATCTAGAAATTCAGAcgttttaagattttatttcataaaaagaaGGATATTCACTACTGTTTTCAAAAAGTTTAAGTGACAAACTATAGAAATGTCCCCACAGTGGGAGTGGGTGCgtttttgactcttttgccttctcttgggactcttttcctcctattaggTTGCCTTGTCCTGCCTCAACATGAGgtcttttgccttgtcttattgtatcttgttttatcattttgtttgttgtctcttggaggtctgctcttttctgaagaagaacGGAGGGGATATGgacctggggaagaggagagatgcCCAGGGAGAgcttggaggagtagagggaggggaaactatggtctgAATGTATTGtaggagagaagaatctattttcaatttaaaaaaatctaaaaaatgaaTCTATCTCATATTACCTCAGCCTAATAACAGAGCTTTGAATAATATTTGTTATCAACTAAGCTTTGCATTTTCACTAAGATCTGTGTTCTATCTGCAATCTGAATTTTCttatcaaagtaaaaaaaaaccaaacaaacatcaCTTATGTAGTTTTGAATTTAGTCAAGAGTTTGGGGTTACTTATTTGAGGCATCCATTTTTAAGATGATAAAAGGAGTGGAACAAAATCAGCCCTGGGGAGTTAGTCATGACCAAGAAGAAACCAAGAGTGATCACAAAAAAATGTCTCAGGGGTAATTGAAAACATCACTTAGGGTGTGGGAGTCCATACACCatgatgatgaggaggaaaggggttattAGCTAAGCCATTGTCTAAAACCCACTGAATCACTGGTCCCTTTCAATCATGATTGGTCCCTTTTTTTCTAAAGAtgggttttaaattttaagagatGAACTGAAGAGCAGAGCTGAGAAAGAAAGGGACACAGATCTTACAAAGAAGTAAGGTAAGATTTCAAAAATCTTTGCTTTGATATTTTAAGAACCAAACTCTGATACACTACCGTGGTCATcctaatgtgtgtctgtgtctgcgaTGTGAAATACAGTGGGAAATTTTGAAGGTAGAAGCAAGAGATAAGAAGTATCCACCAGTTACAGTCTGGATCACTGCTGCTCTTTACCTTTTCCTTTCCTGGATTAGGAAAACAAGGCTGCAACTACTGCAGTTAACAATCATGAATATTAATCGACTTCTAATGGAAATTCTTTCCTTGTCTTTGGACTCTTAGATCTTTGTTGTGGTACTTTTTCACTGCAGATATTAAGATCATTCTAATAATAAGGACCCAGTCAGTTGACCCCAGGCAGGGGGCTCCATGGACTGGAGAATGCATTCCCTTCCATCAGAGGCTAACAGTGATATGGCCACATCACGTGCCACTAAATGAGCTTTATGGTCAAGCAAACAATTTCCCCATAAATATCTACATTGAGAGATAGTCATAaagatgactttttgttttgagccataaaacataagaaaatataGAGAAACTGACTCAACAACTACTTGGATTTGACAACGCCATCTAACGAATTTTGTCATGCCTTTATTTTTGTCATGAAATTTTAAGCAAAGAGTATGTTTTAAAGCTAAGTGTTACAACTTATCATGTAGGTATAtcatctgaaaatgaaaattataattctTCTTGGACTCATAggagctacatcttcagccccGGTAAGTGGTTCATGGTGCTTTTGATTTCATCATGTAAACCTATGCAATTCCCTTCcttcactatttttcttttttctttttttttttttttagcttgtcTCACAGCGCCTATTGTCTGCTAGCAACAGTCATGAGGTTAGTTTAAGTAATTAAAACATTCTTCTGTGTTCTATAAGTGAAAACACGTTGGGAAGAGATAAAAGTCTGCATCCAGGTCTTAGACATCTCTAAACCTATTTCCAAGCCACAAGGTTGCTTTGTCTACCAGGTAGCTCCtaaagggttgttttgttttccttgtgtaATCATAAGTTCTCCAAACACAGTACCACCTGTATGCTTTGTTCCAGTAGTACTGATGTGGGTATTAAATACAGATGTATAAACATAAAATACCCAAACCAGTGACATAAGCTAAAACTGTGCAGTCTCACGCATAGCAGGGACAGCATTGTTAAACCCGGCCCGTGTTTTCAACTCTAACCTCTAATCGCTGTGATTTAATGCAGTCTTAGTAGAGAGATATGTCACTTCACCCCGGATGCTGATCAGCTAGCTCTGACTTGTGCTCTCTCTGTGGAAAACATTTCAGAAGGCATAGTTGTCTCATTCTCCTACTGTCTCTCCTCTAGTTACTCCTGAATCTGAATAATGGTCAACTTTTGCCACTGCAATTACAGGTACCGCTATGTAAATAATCAATTCAGAGGGAATGTATTTCTAACGAACATTTCTTATGGTatggaatgaaaacaaaatgcaTCCATTTATATTGTTAAGAATTTGGTATATGCCTGGCATTAATTCTGATGACTTTTGAGATAGTTaactattttaaaacaaagccGTACCTAGCCAACCAAGAAgagtagaaatgaaaaaaaaaaaaagaatccaatcAAATATCTGAAGAAATTTGTGCTCTTTTTATCAATTCGTTGCATCCCATAATTCTCATGACAGTTGAAAACCTCACAATTTGTGAGGTTTATAAGTAGTCGAGATGCCGTCTTCTCATAACACTTGAATTATAAAAATTGTCtacatttttgtctttattactCAGGCTTGATTTCAAGCTCTTTTTTTAATATGAGAGAATAATATTCCCTTTATACCTTTGTTTTTCACAGAGTGCATTTAACTCCtggattccttccttccctgggtttctgcagcagcaacagcagcagcagcagcagcaggctcaGGTCCCAGGACGCCCACAGTTCCCACTCTCAACACTAGAGAGCTTGGCTGGGCTATTCCCAAATCAGCTACCTTTCTCAGGACAAGTTGGGtttgcccaaggaggccaggctggccagccagaaCTCTCACAGCTGCAGACACCACCACAGACCCAACAGGGTGTTAACCTTGTAAGTTGAGCCTCTTCCATCTTGTTGTAAGACAGAACATAAAGGTTGTTGTGAATTAGCTTTGAAATATGACAGAAGTCTTCTTATGTCTTGTTTCTTCTATGGTCTATCACTCACCACAGAAAGTATCTCCTTGTATTTTCtggtttttagtttaaaaataacgTTAAAATCATTTATCCTAGAATATAGTCAGTAGTCAGGAGTTAAAACAACATGTGGATGCATAATTTGCATAAATTACAACTCGTGTAGAAGACAAACTTTGGTGGAATATTTCTAATGCAAATGATACATGGGAAGTTAGCTCTAGGGAAAACAGATCAAGAATTTTAAGTAGgtaggcggtggtggctcacgcctttaatcccagcacttgggaggcagagccaggcggatctctgtgagtttgaggccagcctggtctacagagcaagatccaggacaggcaccaaaactacacagagaaaccctgtctgggggtgggggggaaagtTTAAGTAACAGGTCAAGAGTATGATTTGCTTGTATGATTTTCTGggattgtttctttgtttgttttctttagatGTCCTATGTGGTTCCCTTTAAAGTGCCTCAAGATCAAACACAGGTGAGTGAAAAGAATTCCATGACTAACACAGAAAAGGCTCATTGTACTCTCCATAGTACACCCTCTTGCTCCCCTAGGTCTCCAGCATCAGGGCTTTCACACCTGTTTACCACCCATCACTAGCTAGAGGCACCGTCATTGGCCTCTAGATGTCTGCTGATGTGGGCTTCCTTGATTCTTTAACAGTAGACAGCTAACAAGGATCTCTGGGACCCATGGGTGCCTATGACATCACtatggagaagggaagaaagccTAATATCACGTCGTCTCTGTATTTAAGTGCCACCACTGGGGAACAACTA from Peromyscus eremicus chromosome 10, PerEre_H2_v1, whole genome shotgun sequence encodes:
- the Odam gene encoding odontogenic ameloblast-associated protein, producing the protein MKIIILLGLIGATSSAPLVSQRLLSASNSHELLLNLNNGQLLPLQLQSAFNSWIPSFPGFLQQQQQQQQQQAQVPGRPQFPLSTLESLAGLFPNQLPFSGQVGFAQGGQAGQPELSQLQTPPQTQQGVNLMSYVVPFKVPQDQTQMLGYYPVYMLLPWEQPQQAVTSSPQQTGPQLFEEQIPFYNQFGYIPQQAEPDVQGGQQRLASDSFVGTAPETPGMPTEGGPLYSQREPVNFKRDNAGVFMPSTSPKPSTDHVFTSALDPTIAPVLPEQKVE